The Skermanella rosea sequence TGCTCTCCACGCCGATGGTGCCGCCCATCAGGTCGACAAGCCGCTTCGAGATCACCAGCCCCAGGCCGGTGCCGCCATAGCGCCGGGACGTGGTCGAATCGACCTGCGAGAAATGGCGGAACAGCCGCCCCATGGCCTCCGGCGGGATGCCGATTCCGGTGTCGTCCACCACGAAGCGCACCCCGGCGACCTCGCCGGCACCGTGGTCGCCGGATTCGGGGCCGGGTCCCGCGAGGTCGATGACCTGCAGCGAGACGACACCCTTCTCGGTGAACTTGACCGCGTTGCCGACCAGGTTCAGCAGGATCTGGCGCAGCCGGCCGGGATCGCCGCGCACCAGCTTGTGCAGCCGGGGCGGCACGAAGCTGACGATCTCGATGCCCTTCGACAGGGCCCGAGGGGCCAGCAGCTCGATCACCGCCTCCGCCTCGTCGAGGATGGAGAATTCGGCCTCCTCCAGTTCCAGGTGGCCGGCCTCGATCTTGGAGAAATCCAGGATGTCGTTGATGATGGCGAGCAGCGCCTCGCCGCTCTCGCGGATGGTCTCCGCGTAGTAGCGCTGGTCGCCGGTCAGCGCGGTGTCCAGCAGCAGGCCGGTCATGCCGATGACCCCGTTCATCGGGGTCCGGATCTCGTGGCTCATGGCGGCCAGGAACTCCGACTTGGCATGGTCGGCGGCTTCCGCCCTGTCCTTGGCCTCGACCAGTTCGCGCGCGATGCGGCGGCGCTCGGTCACGTCCACATAGATGCCGACGGTGCCGCCGTCCGGCGTGCGCCGCTCGGTGCTCTCGATCGAGACGCCGTTGGCGAAGTGATGCAGGAACGGCATGCCGTCGGCCCGGCGATGGGCGCGCATCCGGCTCTCCAGCCATTCCGCGGTCCGCTCCGGCGGAAGGCCGGCATAGTGGCCGCTGGCCGCCGCGGCCTCCAGCGCCTCGGCGAAGGGCAGCCCGGGCCGCAGGAGGTCGGCGACCGGCGCGAACATCCTTCGATATTCCTGGTTGCACAACACCAGCCGGTCGTCGGCATCGAACAGCACCAGCCCCTCCGAGATGCTGGCGATGGCGGCGGCCAGCTTGGCCTCGGCCTCGGTCACCCGCTGCTCCGCCTCGACCGAGGCGGTGATGTCGGTCGCGGTGCCGCGGTATCCGGCGAAACTCCCGCCGTCGTCGAACAGCGGCGTCCCGCTGATGCTGATCGTCCGGGACGTGCCGCCGGCGTCGCGGAACGTGCCGGTCAGCCCGCGGAACGCCCGGCGCGCCTCCAGGTCGGCGAGCCGGCCGGCGTCCACCGCCATCAGCTCTCCCAGGGTGCGGCCGACCGACAGTCCGGCGTCGGGACCCAGCACCGCCTCGAAGTTGCCGAGGAAGCGGGTGAAGCGAAGGTCGGCGCCCATCTCCCAGAACCAGTCCGAGGCCGAGGCGGCGAAATGGCGGAAGCTGCGCTCGCTCTCCCGGATCTCGCGCTCAGCCTCCTTGCGGAGCGTGATGTCCCGGATCACGCCGATGAACTTGCGGCCTTCGGCCAGCGTGATCTCGGCCACCGCCAGTTCGATCGGGAAGATCTCGCCGGACCGCCGCCGGGCCACCGCCTCCCGCTGGCGGCCGATGATCCGGGCCTTACCGGATTCGCGGTAGGCCGCGACCTGGCCGTCGTGGGGCGCCGCGTCGGCCGGGGCCATCAGCAGGGTCAGGTTCCTGCCTCGCAGCTCGTGCTCGGCATAGCCGAACATGGTCTCGATCGCGCGGTTGACGCTCTCGATCGCGCCCCGGTCGTCGGCGGTGACGATACCCTCCCCGACATTGTCCAGGATGGTGCGGGCGACCGCCTCCCCCTCCGCCCGGATGCGGCGGTTGACGGCCTCCAGCTCCTCCTCCATCAGGCGGGTGCTGCGCTCGATCCGGGCACGCTCCTGGTCCGCCTCCGTGTAGGCGGCATCGACCATTTCCAGCAGGGCCGCCATGTCGGGCTGGCCGTCGGGACGCCCGCGTGCCGCCCGCCTGAGCTGGCGCTCCAGCAGCCGGTGCAGGCTCATCTTTCGCCGATGGTGGTGATCGTCATGGTCTGGTTGTGCAGCTCGCAGGCGCCGGTGCGGGCGTGGGGCGAGATCTCGCCGTAGGAGTAGAAGCCGAGGGTGCGGGCGTCCCCGCCCAGGATCTCCGCGGCGCCCTCGACCTCCTCGGCGACACGCTGGCCCAGCACCAGCTTGCGGCCGATGCAGGACACCAGGATCGCGAGATGGGTCCCCTCGGGTGCTGCGGCCATGCCGGCGGCCTCGCCGGCGCCGTCGATCAGCTTCTCGAAGCTGGCCCGCATCAGCTGGGCGACGCTGCCCTCGGGCACGTCGCCCGCGAAGACCATGGTGTTCGTCGCGTCGTCGGTCCCGACCACGGTGCGGACCACCTCGCCGCCGTCGGGCCTGACGATGCGCAGCGGGAACAGCAGCGCCGAACCGGGAAGCTCCGGCACCAGGTCGCCGAGATAGCGCTTGTAGAGGTCGAGCGCCGGCTGGTTATCCAGGGTGTGGAGCACGTTCCCGGCAGAGCCGGTGATCCGGCGCTCCGGCCCGAAGGGCTGCCAGCCGCCATAGCTGCCGTGTCCGACGGCGACGGCGTCGCCGTACAGGCCGATGGCGGCGACCCGCCCGGGCCGCGGCTGGTCCCCGGCGCCGACATGGGTGACCTTGAAGTCCGCGCCGTCGCCGGCAAGGCCGCCGGTGATCGTGACATCGGCGCCCACGATCTCCTGCAGCCCCCGGATCAGGTCGCTGCCGTTGATCCGCGTGCCGTCGGACAGGATGAACAGGGCGCGCAAGCCGTCCCCCGGCAGTTCGGCGGCGAGGCGCCGGCCGACGGCGCGCGATTCGTCGTCCCCGATCTCCACCTTGGCGATCCGCACCGGAGTGGCGTCGAACGAGACCGCGGAGGCGACGACGGAGCCGTCGAACACCTCCTCCCCGATGATCTCGCCGCCGGTCGAGCATCCGACCAGGGGGGCTCCGGGGAACCGGTCCTGGATCTCGGCGAGCCGGGCCGCCAGGTCGGGGACGCCGGGTCCGAAGAAGTAGAGGACGAAGTCCGCCCGGGACAGGTCGTCGGAAGGCCGCATGTCCTCCCATC is a genomic window containing:
- a CDS encoding response regulator produces the protein MSLHRLLERQLRRAARGRPDGQPDMAALLEMVDAAYTEADQERARIERSTRLMEEELEAVNRRIRAEGEAVARTILDNVGEGIVTADDRGAIESVNRAIETMFGYAEHELRGRNLTLLMAPADAAPHDGQVAAYRESGKARIIGRQREAVARRRSGEIFPIELAVAEITLAEGRKFIGVIRDITLRKEAEREIRESERSFRHFAASASDWFWEMGADLRFTRFLGNFEAVLGPDAGLSVGRTLGELMAVDAGRLADLEARRAFRGLTGTFRDAGGTSRTISISGTPLFDDGGSFAGYRGTATDITASVEAEQRVTEAEAKLAAAIASISEGLVLFDADDRLVLCNQEYRRMFAPVADLLRPGLPFAEALEAAAASGHYAGLPPERTAEWLESRMRAHRRADGMPFLHHFANGVSIESTERRTPDGGTVGIYVDVTERRRIARELVEAKDRAEAADHAKSEFLAAMSHEIRTPMNGVIGMTGLLLDTALTGDQRYYAETIRESGEALLAIINDILDFSKIEAGHLELEEAEFSILDEAEAVIELLAPRALSKGIEIVSFVPPRLHKLVRGDPGRLRQILLNLVGNAVKFTEKGVVSLQVIDLAGPGPESGDHGAGEVAGVRFVVDDTGIGIPPEAMGRLFRHFSQVDSTTSRRYGGTGLGLVISKRLVDLMGGTIGVESTVGRGSTFWFELPLPRTGLVPAARQADWSVLAGRQVLIVDDTAVNRDIMARQLAPWGVETRTAVSAADGLMILRQASRAGQPLDAVLLDHNMPEMSGIDLLAILRADPRLRDLKVILCSSSGVGSLKDELVGVSVDGLLHKPLRHATLLTRLAELLGGAAPDGPDPAAAPAETAVPARRLRILVAEDNQVNQQVATGLITRLGHRVDIAANGREAVEAICNLPYDLVLMDVQMPEMDGYEATAAIRRLKGGRAEVPIIAMTANAMEGDPQKCLAAGMDDYLPKPVDRRKLANAIGYWGHRRGGSGAEPPPAPPARVPVPPPVRAGAGSETAILVVEDDPISRRILAGLLKEEGRRIDVAVNGREAVEAALRRPYHAILMDIQMPEMDGFAATRAIRALPPPAGSTPVIAMTADADLLQGEEWRACGMVDFVAKPINRKLVNEKLERWTARAVPAEPRRDPDPVADPAADRADDLVDSERLADLADAMGWDTVADLIDLFLEAGREAASGIRAALARGDLAAAGKEAHTLKGSSSNVGAVTVQAIAHHLLDVCHAGDGATASVLAERIDGALAAAEEPLRRAVRVACNPHP
- a CDS encoding FIST signal transduction protein yields the protein MRVSQLAWTPGQGWEDMRPSDDLSRADFVLYFFGPGVPDLAARLAEIQDRFPGAPLVGCSTGGEIIGEEVFDGSVVASAVSFDATPVRIAKVEIGDDESRAVGRRLAAELPGDGLRALFILSDGTRINGSDLIRGLQEIVGADVTITGGLAGDGADFKVTHVGAGDQPRPGRVAAIGLYGDAVAVGHGSYGGWQPFGPERRITGSAGNVLHTLDNQPALDLYKRYLGDLVPELPGSALLFPLRIVRPDGGEVVRTVVGTDDATNTMVFAGDVPEGSVAQLMRASFEKLIDGAGEAAGMAAAPEGTHLAILVSCIGRKLVLGQRVAEEVEGAAEILGGDARTLGFYSYGEISPHARTGACELHNQTMTITTIGER